In Sphingomonas crocodyli, a genomic segment contains:
- a CDS encoding NAD(P)H-dependent flavin oxidoreductase has protein sequence MSDPLDTPVTRALGCRVPVIQTAMGWVATAPLVIGSSEAGAFGFLAAAVMTPAEVRAGIAAVKAGTSKPFGVNFHMFQPGAAEIVEIILENADQVRAVSFGRGPDAKMIGRFKDAGILCMPTVGAVKHAQKMVQIGVDMIAVQGGEGGGHTGSVASTVLLPQVLDAVQVPVIAAGGFGDGRGLAAALAYGAAGIAMGTRFLMTQESAPPAEVKARYVKAGTDDIIVSTKVDGMPQRMIVNEALGKIEKSSRIGMLFRAMEAGLEMKKQTGASWGDMLKAAKGMTSHGGLSLPQAMMAAAAPMMIQRAVVEGDAAGGIMATGLVGGRLKDLPTCAELVASIETEARARIAALTGAK, from the coding sequence GTGAGTGATCCGCTCGACACCCCCGTAACCCGCGCGCTGGGATGCCGCGTGCCGGTGATCCAGACCGCGATGGGCTGGGTCGCGACCGCGCCGCTCGTGATCGGATCGAGCGAAGCGGGCGCGTTTGGCTTCCTCGCCGCCGCCGTGATGACCCCGGCCGAGGTTCGCGCCGGAATCGCCGCGGTGAAGGCGGGCACAAGCAAGCCCTTCGGCGTCAATTTCCACATGTTCCAGCCGGGCGCGGCGGAGATCGTCGAGATCATCCTCGAAAATGCCGATCAGGTGCGCGCGGTCAGCTTCGGGCGTGGCCCCGACGCCAAGATGATCGGCCGCTTCAAGGATGCGGGTATATTGTGCATGCCGACCGTGGGCGCGGTGAAGCATGCGCAGAAGATGGTGCAGATCGGCGTCGACATGATCGCCGTGCAGGGCGGCGAGGGTGGCGGGCATACCGGCTCGGTCGCCTCCACCGTGCTGCTGCCGCAGGTGCTGGACGCGGTGCAGGTGCCGGTGATCGCGGCGGGCGGCTTCGGCGACGGGCGCGGTCTGGCGGCGGCGCTGGCTTATGGCGCGGCGGGCATCGCAATGGGCACGCGCTTCCTGATGACGCAGGAGAGCGCGCCGCCGGCCGAGGTCAAGGCGCGCTATGTGAAAGCCGGAACCGACGACATCATCGTCTCCACCAAGGTCGATGGCATGCCGCAGCGGATGATCGTCAACGAGGCGCTGGGCAAGATCGAGAAGTCGAGCCGGATCGGCATGCTGTTCCGCGCGATGGAAGCCGGCCTGGAGATGAAGAAGCAGACCGGTGCGTCCTGGGGCGACATGCTCAAGGCGGCGAAGGGCATGACCAGCCACGGTGGCCTTTCGCTGCCGCAGGCGATGATGGCGGCGGCGGCACCCATGATGATCCAGCGCGCAGTCGTCGAGGGCGATGCGGCGGGCGGGATCATGGCGACCGGCCTTGTCGGCGGGCGACTGAAGGATTTGCCGACCTGCGCCGAGCTGGTCGCATCGATCGAAACCGAAGCGCGGGCGCGTATCGCCGCACTCACAGGGGCAAAGTAA
- a CDS encoding LysR family transcriptional regulator → MARDATIILRHLPYFLAVVEEGSLQAAAARLNTTQSAISRRIRLLEFEIGDVPLFERSARGMRLLPAGEALLTETRTVLAAIGRAKAQIDAIASGVAGRITVGFAEILGRRTDMLDALRDFAGQHPTLDIQMKPLISEEQRGELTAGTIDLGLLYHPIGEDIAATLSGNGQSFASAAILDDPFLLAVAASHPIATMPDLRLADLGDEPIVWASHKKNPRLYDLLQEACDRRGFAPRIAMETPTSDITMKIVAASMGIGFVPASLIGHAPPEVAFVRPVDFDVAMRASLVWRTTPDGDLPYRVAQHFLDRVSHI, encoded by the coding sequence ATGGCCCGCGACGCGACGATCATCCTGCGGCACCTCCCTTACTTCCTCGCGGTCGTCGAGGAGGGATCGCTGCAGGCCGCCGCCGCGCGGCTCAACACCACCCAGTCGGCGATCTCGCGCCGCATCCGCCTGCTCGAATTCGAAATCGGGGACGTCCCCCTGTTCGAACGCAGCGCGCGCGGCATGCGGCTGCTGCCCGCGGGCGAGGCGCTGCTGACCGAAACGCGCACCGTCCTCGCCGCAATCGGCCGGGCCAAGGCGCAGATCGATGCGATCGCCAGCGGGGTCGCGGGCCGCATCACCGTAGGCTTCGCCGAAATCCTCGGCCGGCGCACCGACATGCTCGATGCGCTGCGCGATTTCGCAGGGCAGCATCCCACGCTCGATATCCAGATGAAGCCGCTCATCTCCGAGGAGCAGCGCGGCGAGCTGACCGCCGGCACGATCGACCTCGGCCTGCTCTATCACCCGATCGGGGAGGATATCGCGGCCACCCTGTCGGGCAACGGGCAGAGTTTCGCGAGCGCCGCGATCCTCGACGATCCCTTCCTGCTCGCGGTCGCCGCGTCGCACCCGATCGCGACAATGCCCGATCTGCGCCTCGCCGATCTGGGCGACGAGCCGATCGTCTGGGCATCGCACAAGAAGAACCCCCGCCTCTACGATCTGCTGCAGGAGGCGTGCGACCGGCGCGGCTTCGCCCCACGCATCGCGATGGAGACGCCGACGTCGGACATCACGATGAAGATTGTCGCGGCCAGCATGGGGATCGGCTTCGTTCCCGCCTCGCTGATCGGCCACGCGCCCCCGGAAGTCGCCTTCGTCCGCCCGGTGGATTTCGACGTCGCGATGCGCGCCAGCCTGGTGTGGCGCACCACGCCCGATGGCGACCTGCCCTACCGCGTGGCCCAGCATTTCCTGGATCGGGTCTCGCATATTTGA
- a CDS encoding enoyl-CoA hydratase, protein MSDEGLVPPKEVEIIYETDEPVLYEVGGAVAYVTMNRPKFNNAQNSQMTYALDAAFARAVDDDAVKVIVLRGSGKHFSAGHDIGTPGRDLHKSFERKHLLADHTNKPAAELLYTREQEVYLGMCRRWRDVPKPTIAAVQGACVAGGLMLAWVCDMIVATEDAFFQDPVGRMGIPGVEYFAHGFELPPRVAKEFLYLGERMPAPRAYSFGMVNRLSTRETLDADVKAIADELATRPRLGNWLIKQALNHVEELRGKRTAMDAVFHMHHFAHAQNDLTSTNSLGGLDAKSMAAANKKQAGDS, encoded by the coding sequence ATGAGCGACGAGGGTCTGGTTCCGCCGAAAGAGGTGGAGATCATCTACGAGACCGACGAGCCGGTCCTCTACGAGGTCGGCGGCGCGGTCGCCTATGTCACGATGAACCGGCCGAAGTTCAACAACGCGCAGAACAGCCAGATGACCTATGCGCTCGACGCCGCCTTTGCGCGCGCCGTCGATGACGATGCGGTCAAGGTCATCGTGCTGCGCGGGTCGGGCAAGCATTTCTCGGCCGGGCACGACATCGGCACGCCGGGTCGCGACCTGCACAAGAGCTTCGAGCGCAAGCATCTGCTGGCCGATCACACGAACAAGCCGGCGGCCGAACTGCTCTACACGCGCGAGCAGGAGGTTTACCTCGGCATGTGCCGCCGCTGGCGCGATGTGCCCAAGCCGACGATCGCGGCGGTGCAGGGGGCGTGCGTTGCGGGCGGGCTGATGCTCGCCTGGGTGTGCGACATGATCGTCGCGACCGAGGATGCCTTCTTTCAGGATCCGGTCGGCCGCATGGGCATTCCCGGCGTCGAATATTTCGCGCACGGCTTCGAACTGCCGCCGCGCGTCGCGAAGGAATTCCTCTACCTGGGTGAGCGCATGCCCGCGCCGCGCGCCTACAGCTTCGGCATGGTCAACCGCCTGTCGACGCGCGAGACGCTCGACGCCGACGTCAAGGCGATCGCCGACGAACTGGCGACGCGCCCGCGTCTCGGCAACTGGCTGATCAAGCAGGCGCTCAACCATGTCGAGGAACTGCGCGGCAAGCGCACCGCGATGGACGCGGTGTTCCACATGCACCATTTCGCGCATGCGCAGAACGATCTGACGTCGACCAACAGCCTGGGCGGGCTGGACGCCAAGAGCATGGCAGCGGCCAACAAGAAGCAGGCCGGGGACAGCTGA
- a CDS encoding SDR family NAD(P)-dependent oxidoreductase, translating into MAGRLAGRRIIVTGAASGMGRAIARLFAAEGAKLALMDIAPEPLAVIAAETGAEHLAGDVADLAYLDDCVSTFAKALGGLDGLVNAAGILRTAPIEETSPEMWDRIQAVNLFGPAQLCRIALPHLRASGKAAIVNIASLGGIRPNLTMSAYAASKGGLIAFTKVLAAEAAPDVRANALCPGFIASPMTDALYVEDPSRRDVTLARLAMNRAGTVEEIAQSALFLVSHESSFTTGAVLTSDGGSSWH; encoded by the coding sequence ATGGCAGGCAGGCTGGCGGGACGGCGGATCATCGTGACGGGGGCGGCATCCGGCATGGGCCGCGCGATCGCACGCCTGTTCGCGGCCGAGGGCGCAAAGCTTGCCCTGATGGACATCGCGCCCGAACCGCTGGCGGTGATCGCGGCGGAGACGGGGGCCGAACATCTGGCGGGCGACGTCGCCGATCTCGCCTATCTCGACGATTGCGTTTCGACCTTCGCCAAGGCGCTCGGCGGGCTCGACGGCCTCGTCAACGCCGCGGGCATTTTGCGCACCGCCCCGATCGAGGAAACCAGCCCGGAGATGTGGGATCGCATTCAGGCGGTGAACCTGTTCGGCCCGGCCCAACTCTGCCGCATCGCGCTTCCGCACCTGCGCGCCAGTGGCAAGGCCGCGATCGTCAACATCGCCTCGCTGGGCGGCATCCGGCCGAACCTCACCATGTCGGCCTATGCCGCGTCGAAGGGCGGGCTGATCGCCTTCACCAAGGTTCTCGCCGCCGAGGCCGCGCCCGACGTGCGCGCCAATGCGCTCTGCCCCGGCTTCATCGCCTCGCCGATGACCGACGCGCTCTATGTCGAGGATCCCTCACGCCGCGACGTCACCCTCGCCCGCCTCGCGATGAACCGCGCGGGCACGGTCGAGGAGATCGCGCAGTCCGCCCTGTTCCTCGTGTCGCATGAATCGAGTTTCACGACGGGCGCGGTGCTGACGTCGGATGGGGGAAGCTCATGGCATTGA
- a CDS encoding CoA-transferase subunit beta, whose protein sequence is MSNPTLAELLIVACSEAFRGNGEIVATGIGPIPRLGASLAKLTHTPELLMTDGEAWLVEEPVPIGPRGYDDRKPAGYLPFSRYFDSAVWTGKRHAMVSPNQIDRFGQMNISALGGTYDKPKVMMLGARGFPGNTIHHANSMFVPGHSKRVFVEGEVDMVSSVGYNPARRIPGGNYSGVDLRQMITDLCVMDFGGPDNAVRLVSVHPGVTVDQVKAETGFDLVIEGDVPTTRLPTADELAIIAKLDPHNVRASVIKDNPSADRKVAA, encoded by the coding sequence ATGAGCAATCCGACCCTCGCTGAACTCCTGATCGTTGCCTGTTCGGAGGCGTTTCGCGGCAATGGCGAGATCGTCGCCACCGGCATCGGCCCGATCCCGCGTCTGGGCGCGAGCCTGGCCAAGCTGACGCACACGCCCGAACTGCTGATGACCGACGGCGAAGCCTGGCTGGTCGAGGAACCGGTGCCGATCGGCCCGCGCGGCTATGACGATCGCAAGCCCGCCGGCTACCTGCCCTTCTCGCGCTATTTCGACAGCGCGGTGTGGACCGGCAAGCGGCACGCGATGGTTTCCCCTAACCAGATCGATCGCTTCGGCCAGATGAACATCTCCGCGCTGGGCGGCACGTACGACAAGCCCAAGGTGATGATGCTGGGCGCGCGCGGCTTTCCCGGCAACACGATCCACCATGCGAACTCGATGTTCGTCCCCGGCCATTCGAAGCGCGTCTTCGTGGAGGGCGAAGTCGATATGGTGTCGAGCGTCGGCTACAATCCGGCGCGGCGCATCCCCGGCGGCAATTATTCGGGCGTCGACCTGCGCCAGATGATCACCGATCTGTGCGTGATGGATTTCGGAGGGCCGGACAATGCGGTGCGGCTGGTGTCGGTCCATCCGGGCGTGACGGTCGATCAGGTGAAGGCCGAAACCGGCTTCGATCTGGTGATCGAGGGCGACGTGCCGACCACGCGCCTGCCGACCGCAGACGAACTCGCGATCATTGCGAAGCTCGATCCGCACAATGTCCGCGCATCGGTCATCAAGGACAATCCGTCGGCCGATCGAAAGGTCGCGGCATGA
- a CDS encoding enoyl-CoA hydratase family protein yields MPITTTIENRIAEIVFDVPPVNAFDSVTWNSLPEMIRAAGANPEVNVVLIRAAETARGFCGGVDIKEMQAHPDRITLLNRGNYLTFKAIRDCEVPVVVAVHKFVIGGGIGICGASDTIIAADDAFFSLPEVDRGAMGGASHLSRMLPLHKVRAAFFTGGNIPAEEAYRLGGVEKVVPRDKLVEEARAFCAVVASKSRKALVIAKEALNGLEPRDVDRGYRWEQGFTLEMYMHEDSQKARDAFVETGKAAKF; encoded by the coding sequence ATGCCGATCACCACGACCATCGAGAACCGCATCGCCGAGATCGTGTTCGATGTGCCCCCGGTCAACGCCTTCGACAGCGTGACGTGGAACAGCCTGCCCGAGATGATCCGCGCGGCGGGCGCGAACCCCGAAGTCAATGTCGTCCTGATCCGCGCGGCGGAGACGGCGCGCGGCTTTTGCGGCGGCGTCGATATCAAGGAGATGCAGGCACATCCCGATCGCATCACGCTGCTCAATCGCGGCAATTACCTGACGTTCAAGGCGATCCGCGATTGCGAGGTGCCGGTGGTGGTCGCGGTCCACAAATTCGTGATCGGCGGGGGCATCGGCATTTGCGGCGCATCCGACACGATCATCGCGGCGGACGATGCCTTCTTCTCGCTGCCCGAGGTCGATCGCGGCGCGATGGGCGGGGCGAGCCACCTGTCGCGGATGCTGCCGCTCCACAAGGTGCGCGCGGCCTTCTTCACCGGCGGCAATATCCCGGCGGAGGAAGCCTATCGCCTCGGTGGGGTCGAAAAGGTCGTGCCGCGCGACAAGCTGGTCGAGGAGGCGCGCGCTTTCTGCGCCGTCGTCGCGTCCAAGAGCCGCAAGGCGCTGGTGATCGCCAAGGAAGCGTTGAACGGCCTTGAGCCGCGCGACGTCGATCGTGGCTATCGCTGGGAACAGGGCTTCACCCTCGAAATGTACATGCACGAGGACAGCCAAAAGGCGCGCGACGCCTTCGTCGAAACGGGCAAGGCGGCCAAGTTCTGA
- a CDS encoding CoA transferase subunit A, whose product MDKRLSFDDFVAELSDGMTIGIAGWGPRRKPMALVRAILRSDLKDLTIVAYGGADVGMLLAAGKVKKLIFGFVSLDAIPLEPYFRKARQAGGLDVLELDEGHLQWGLKAAALRLPFLPTRVGLGTDLMTHNGFKTVTSPYDDGEVLVAMPALKLDAALLHVNRADHWGNIQALGPDTYYDEWFAKAADRTYVSAEEVVERMDLSHPDDARANIVERCFVHAVIEAPLGAHPSSLPPAYGWDMGAFKAYTASAAEEGGWDKYMAEVIGADEAGYIDRVGGAAKIAALPLPIF is encoded by the coding sequence ATGGACAAGCGCCTTTCGTTCGACGATTTCGTCGCCGAGCTTTCCGACGGCATGACGATCGGCATCGCCGGCTGGGGCCCGCGCCGCAAGCCGATGGCGCTGGTGCGCGCGATCCTGCGGTCGGACCTGAAGGATCTCACCATCGTCGCTTATGGCGGCGCCGATGTCGGCATGCTGCTGGCGGCGGGCAAGGTGAAGAAGCTGATCTTCGGCTTCGTCTCGCTCGATGCGATCCCGTTGGAGCCGTACTTCCGCAAGGCGCGTCAGGCGGGCGGTCTCGACGTCCTCGAACTCGATGAAGGCCATCTCCAGTGGGGGCTGAAGGCCGCCGCGCTGCGCCTGCCCTTCCTGCCGACCCGCGTGGGTCTGGGCACCGATCTGATGACGCATAACGGCTTCAAGACGGTCACGTCGCCTTACGACGATGGCGAAGTGCTGGTGGCGATGCCGGCGCTCAAGCTCGATGCCGCGCTGCTCCACGTCAACCGCGCCGACCACTGGGGCAATATCCAGGCGCTGGGGCCGGACACCTATTATGACGAATGGTTCGCCAAGGCGGCCGACCGCACCTATGTTTCGGCCGAGGAAGTCGTCGAGCGGATGGACCTGAGCCATCCCGACGATGCGCGTGCCAACATCGTCGAACGCTGCTTCGTCCACGCCGTGATCGAAGCGCCGCTGGGCGCGCATCCCAGCTCGCTGCCGCCGGCCTATGGCTGGGATATGGGCGCGTTCAAGGCCTACACCGCCAGCGCCGCCGAAGAGGGCGGCTGGGATAAGTATATGGCCGAGGTGATCGGCGCCGATGAGGCCGGTTACATCGATCGCGTCGGTGGCGCGGCCAAGATCGCGGCGCTGCCGCTCCCGATTTTCTGA